From Proteiniborus sp. MB09-C3, the proteins below share one genomic window:
- a CDS encoding restriction endonuclease: protein MNVDIMKNNLKKKSINIINGMRLRRYYSEKPGTGKTYMAIILDKIIFRIIVLISFIFLFYFISESLIFSAIISLQVFVLYNLIMYKINKNKLQKKIFLVNKQVVLKKTLRELLNQSPQDFLDYIVDILEKYGFDSITKVDRRDIDIVGTISDRKVGIRCLQYDNDYKVGVDIVRDFFIELRRLELTEGVIITTSSFTHEANNLLVKLRKYAQIQLVDIEGLLEIIKKADLYPSEAEIKKIILNEISDSRMHFKSYKDVVLSKGKIIKYIFLGITMIVFGRFTPYTTYYNIVAVIIFSIAIISLIVLLINLFRVDEEKQENKVL from the coding sequence ATGAATGTAGATATTATGAAAAATAATCTTAAAAAGAAATCTATAAATATTATTAATGGTATGAGATTAAGGCGATACTATAGTGAAAAGCCTGGAACAGGAAAGACATACATGGCAATTATCTTAGACAAAATAATATTTAGAATCATTGTGCTGATTAGCTTTATTTTTCTTTTCTATTTTATCAGTGAGAGCCTAATATTTTCAGCAATAATTTCACTTCAAGTTTTTGTTCTCTATAATCTAATAATGTATAAAATAAACAAAAATAAGCTGCAAAAGAAAATATTTTTAGTAAACAAACAGGTAGTTCTTAAAAAGACTCTTAGAGAGTTGTTAAACCAATCTCCGCAAGATTTCTTAGATTATATAGTTGATATTTTAGAGAAATATGGGTTCGACAGTATAACTAAAGTAGATAGAAGAGATATAGATATAGTTGGGACTATATCAGATAGAAAAGTTGGTATTAGATGTTTGCAATACGATAATGATTATAAGGTAGGAGTGGATATTGTAAGGGATTTCTTCATCGAGCTAAGAAGGCTTGAATTAACCGAGGGCGTTATTATTACTACATCTTCATTTACTCATGAGGCTAATAATTTGCTTGTTAAGCTTAGAAAATATGCACAAATTCAGCTCGTAGATATTGAGGGATTATTAGAAATCATAAAAAAAGCTGATTTATATCCATCAGAAGCTGAAATAAAAAAGATAATCTTAAATGAAATATCTGATAGCAGGATGCATTTTAAAAGCTATAAAGATGTTGTATTGTCAAAGGGAAAGATAATAAAATACATTTTCTTAGGAATTACAATGATTGTATTTGGAAGATTTACACCATATACTACTTATTATAACATTGTTGCAGTCATTATCTTTTCCATAGCGATTATATCATTGATAGTATTATTAATTAACCTATTTAGAGTAGACGAGGAAAAACAGGAGAATAAAGTTTTATAG
- a CDS encoding TIGR01906 family membrane protein: MKKAVFFIILISISLPFVLLLTDVEAVAFDLDFYEKKYEEYNITEVTGIEMKNLMTVTSEMLDYLKGKRENLIIFAQVNNKTEQVFEEREILHMVDVKDLFSKGYIIRNTMLIALIISLAFLALFHRKAIGKAFIIASLWPTAIMAILGLLMYIDFNKYFNYFHHIFFTNDLWLLDPNTDILIQMLPLEFFSSMAYRILLFFIAELLLFLIAGIVLKRRSKYKAQ, translated from the coding sequence ATGAAAAAAGCTGTTTTCTTTATTATACTTATTTCAATATCATTACCCTTTGTGCTATTATTGACTGATGTAGAAGCTGTGGCCTTTGATTTAGACTTTTATGAAAAAAAATATGAAGAATACAATATTACAGAAGTAACTGGTATAGAGATGAAAAACCTTATGACTGTTACAAGTGAAATGCTAGATTATCTAAAAGGAAAAAGAGAAAATTTAATAATATTTGCACAGGTAAACAATAAAACTGAACAGGTTTTTGAGGAAAGAGAAATATTACATATGGTAGACGTAAAAGATTTATTTTCAAAAGGATATATTATAAGAAACACTATGTTAATTGCTTTAATTATATCCTTGGCATTCTTAGCACTCTTTCATAGAAAAGCAATTGGAAAAGCTTTTATTATTGCTTCCTTATGGCCTACTGCAATAATGGCTATCTTAGGACTGCTAATGTACATAGATTTTAATAAATACTTTAATTATTTCCATCATATATTTTTTACCAATGATTTATGGCTCTTAGACCCAAATACAGATATACTTATTCAAATGCTACCATTAGAATTTTTTAGCAGCATGGCATATAGAATCTTATTGTTTTTTATAGCTGAATTGTTATTGTTTCTTATAGCAGGAATTGTATTGAAAAGAAGGTCTAAATATAAAGCACAATAG
- a CDS encoding VTT domain-containing protein, protein MEEFIIDFAHNIVMENVLLSYVFFFASQSLQVLFPPYPGDMVLIIEGYLSEVAHLNIYFIITNAVASTSLSSILLYNIGRKKEEKILHSKVVALLFGTSKIAKLNKLFSKLGALVIVISKFIPGIFSLTLLSAGVFKVKRKSAYLSIIAVSFFHNFVLIALGKLLGENWTIILRKLDVYNRYFIIIAIIAIIIYLIMLQLKKRLLD, encoded by the coding sequence GTGGAAGAATTTATAATTGATTTTGCACATAATATTGTTATGGAGAACGTTTTATTGTCATATGTATTTTTCTTTGCTTCACAGTCACTTCAAGTGCTTTTTCCGCCCTATCCCGGAGATATGGTGCTTATAATAGAAGGATATTTATCAGAGGTCGCGCATTTAAACATATATTTTATTATTACCAATGCAGTAGCTTCAACCTCTTTGTCATCAATATTGCTATATAATATAGGCAGGAAAAAAGAAGAAAAGATATTACATTCTAAAGTAGTTGCGCTTTTATTTGGTACTAGTAAGATTGCTAAGCTGAATAAGCTTTTTAGCAAATTAGGAGCTCTTGTAATAGTTATTAGTAAATTTATACCCGGAATTTTTTCATTGACATTATTATCTGCTGGAGTATTTAAGGTAAAAAGAAAGTCTGCTTATTTATCCATAATAGCAGTATCGTTTTTTCATAACTTTGTACTCATAGCACTAGGCAAACTGCTTGGAGAAAACTGGACCATAATTTTAAGAAAACTAGATGTTTACAATAGATATTTTATTATTATAGCAATAATAGCAATAATAATATATTTAATAATGCTTCAATTGAAAAAAAGATTACTTGACTAA